One Methanohalophilus mahii DSM 5219 genomic window carries:
- a CDS encoding mechanosensitive ion channel family protein, producing MANTSDVLSETSWHFGNFGNALDVLFVIFIIVLTFVASKLVGRLIQHQFELANRRMAVDETAYRMIRHTSVALVYVFGLVLIIMRFPTLQNLSFAIFAGAGFLGIVVGLAAQSTMSNIISGVSLAIFRPFRVGDRVNVRDDYGKITDITLRHTVVKTWDNRRLIIPNHVISDEAIVNWTIEDPTVCWPIDIGISYDSDIDLARKIMVEEGRKHKNTMSFSELRKYDENFSDDDVLVLLTGLGDFAVNLKLFVWVRDRSFAYGAGCEIREAIKKRFDKEGIEIPFPYRTLVYKKDLIAEKSYVGQKEGKEDF from the coding sequence ATGGCAAACACATCAGATGTACTTTCTGAAACTTCGTGGCATTTCGGGAATTTCGGGAATGCACTGGATGTTCTATTCGTAATTTTCATTATTGTACTTACGTTTGTTGCATCAAAATTAGTTGGCAGGCTAATTCAGCATCAATTTGAACTGGCCAACCGTAGGATGGCTGTAGATGAAACTGCTTATCGAATGATCAGGCATACCTCCGTAGCTCTTGTCTATGTATTTGGATTAGTTCTGATAATTATGCGTTTTCCGACACTGCAAAATCTTTCTTTTGCTATCTTTGCAGGTGCAGGGTTTTTGGGTATAGTTGTTGGTCTTGCTGCCCAGAGCACAATGTCAAATATTATTTCAGGTGTATCCCTTGCCATATTTCGTCCCTTTAGGGTGGGAGATCGTGTTAATGTAAGGGATGATTACGGCAAGATTACGGACATCACTTTGCGTCATACGGTCGTTAAAACCTGGGACAACCGCAGGCTTATCATACCAAACCATGTAATCAGTGACGAAGCGATTGTGAATTGGACTATAGAGGACCCAACGGTATGCTGGCCTATTGATATCGGTATAAGCTATGATTCAGATATTGATCTGGCTCGTAAGATAATGGTCGAAGAAGGTCGCAAACATAAAAATACGATGTCTTTCTCTGAACTTCGTAAATATGATGAAAACTTCAGTGATGATGATGTTCTTGTCCTTCTAACAGGACTCGGAGACTTTGCAGTTAACCTAAAATTATTTGTTTGGGTGCGGGATAGAAGTTTTGCTTATGGTGCAGGATGTGAGATTAGGGAAGCCATCAAGAAACGTTTCGACAAGGAAGGAATAGAGATTCCATTCCCGTACAGGACATTGGTGTACAAAAAAGACCTGATTGCAGAAAAAAGTTACGTCGGGCAAAAAGAAGGAAAAGAGGATTTTTAA